The Primulina eburnea isolate SZY01 unplaced genomic scaffold, ASM2296580v1 ctg739_ERROPOS11973397, whole genome shotgun sequence sequence CGAAAATCACAATCACATAGTACAAAATTACCAGAGGCAATGAAGGAGCCAAAATTCCGGTGCGACACGACGGCGCCGATAGCCATCGCCGTAGGAGAATTTGAATCAGCAGCCCACTATTTGTACGCTTCAAATTGAATTAATTCACAATCATTCgtgaataataaattttttaagcTCCAATTTACTCCGACGACCGACTGCTGCGTAACGTTGAGTGGATAATATATGATGGGAGGTGGTGTagattgtttttttatttaatttttttaataaaaagcgGGAAAATATAACACAGAAGGCTGAGAAATCGACACGTTTGCCACGTGGCCCACAAAGGAATATACCCGTGACTGGTGTTAAGGGGTAATTAATGTTGCATTCAAGTCCCAGTGTTTATGTAAGATGGCCGATTATTTATCActttataattaaaaattattaatatatcaCCTGGTTTCCAAAGTCGTGAATtacatataaaatattcaaaaactatttttaattaaaatttgtaataaatatacatttaaacaattatttaaaatatattttttataattataaatgtgtttaCATAGATTttctataaaaatattttgattataaTTTTCGATTGTAATGTATTACTTGTTTGATccgtttttattttaaaaatacatctcaattattcttaaaaattatatttagagAATCAAAAacatactaatttttttttacctatAACACTGAAAATGGTTTTAATTATTTGTTCGTACAATACCTAGATCTTCGACAAAATCTGACCATCAAAAAAATGTGACACACTACTAAGATATCTGGGACAATACGAGAGGATGCAATCATCTACTATATTTAGTATTCTACATCGTGTTACACTTTGCTCAACAAGTCTCGTTTGcgcaaattattaaaaattgaaCACATTAAACATCATTGATGAACAAAATAcaattatcatttaaaaaaacatttgattcatttatttttttaatttaaaagtaTCAACATATTGTTTTAATAATTCATGTAAACAGAGCTTATTTGAGTAAAATATAGCATGATTTGGAATACCAAGTATGACAGAAGATTTCGTCGGATGGTTCTGTGGAGTTTATGGTAGAACAGAAATGACGTGGTGTCGAATGCGAATAGTAGGTCGGCAACCGTTATCTGTTAGTCAGCTTTGGACCTTCGTTCTCAGTGGCAAACAACTCATCAGATGTCATTGCACCCTCCTTCTTCACATAGGCAGTAAATCATTAATTGTTGGAAGAATCTCAATAATCTTTTCTGAAATTTAACCTCGAAGCAACGATTTTTTCTAGACTTGGTATCGTTGGATGACTGCATTATCAGAAACCATCTTAGATCAGTTGTGGCCAGTATTCATGGCAGTTTGGCAAGTACTTGCAATCACACAGTTGCCCAAACACTAGAGATTAGGGAAGCTCTCAGTTAGATAAAGATTTGTACATTTCAAATATAATCACTGAGTTTGATGCTCTCTTAATTGTTGACACCTTAAATTCCTCGGAACCGGACTCATTTAGATCTCATTATTGAAGATTGCAATATTTTAGATTTGGATATTGATGCAGCTAAAATAAATGAGTCGAATAGACTCCGTACGTGGAATCCGGCTGATTAGTATACTAGTCTACTGGGCCTGTAAATGGGCTCACCAGGCTGGTAAACGGATCCACGTGGGCAACATATCTTTAATTTTCTGGGCGTCACCTGCGTCACGAACACTCGTCAAGTGGGCGTCGGGAGGGTTCCCGACGTAgacactccgacgctcaagtcagtaagCAGTCCAAAGAAAATTCAGAGAACTAAAGAACTTTTATGAAAATGAGAGCATACCTCAAATTGTCAAGAGCTtcctctatttatagatttttaagaGCGTCTGATGAGCTTAATGTGCTTGGGCTTCTCCAAGCATAATCAATGATTTGGACCTCAATAGCACTAAGCCCAATCGATTCTATTAATCCAACAAATAATTGGTCTTATACCCATCAGATATCCTATTCGTTTATTTTGTTATTGCTAGAAGATCAGTGAATCACGTTGCTTATGCATTAGTTAAGGCTAGTGTTTTTTTTGTTTGGTCTTGAAGATCGAGTTATTCCTCCATCTTATGTAATTCACGATGTAATCTCAACCGATTTGGTTTAATATATATCTACaattttattcaaagaaaaaaCATGCATCAAATGAATTGTAGTATATACATGCCATTGTGAATGGACCCGTTGACCAAGCCTTGcaatattgtaaaaaaaaaaagagtgagtctcatgtgagactgtctcacggatactaatatgtgagacggatcaaccctacccatgtTCACAATAAatagtaatacttttagcataaaaatatattttttcatggatgacccaaataagagatccgtctcataaattcgatcgtgagaccgtctcacacaagtttttgacaaaaaaaatttgGTTGACGATGAGATTAATCGGAAAGTTATCTAAAtcgctttattttattttacaacaataatataatagtttctaaattttcatatacaaaatataataaaatttagaaatatatttttaaaaaataaacaatgCACTGTCTCAAAACAAGAAAGGAAAAATGTATTATTCTATGTTTCTAGCTCGTGACAATGCGACTTTTTTTTCTCCTTTACGTGATTTTCTCCATCATCttggaaaaataatattttatattttatatcatttttcttaaattttacGAGAAAGCTACTCGCTTCATGATCGAGTCTTTGGGAAATTGAGTTATTACACGAGTGTTTTGTGAAAGCTTTAAATTGGCTAGACTCTATCGGTCATGACAATCACTTTAAACAATTATGTATTGAATTTAAGAGTTGGCTTTATTTGAACTTCACCCTAGTTTTTTATTACAAGTACAAATCGGTAGGCTCAGCCATGAATTTTTTTGATTCATATTCGAAATTGTCAAATTCGAACCGAATTTAAGCATCAACTTTTTTCGAGTGGAGATTAAACCCGAATTATTTTGTTAGATATTTTttgagttttaatattttattaatatgatatattataaattaaataaatatatttcgaACATTTATTTTCAAACAGCTCGCGAAATATGTTTTaatatttcgagccgaactcgactTCGAACTCAACCTTGATTCGATCAAAattgaataaataataataaaattcatGAGTTTCAAATGAATTTGAGCTCGAATATATCTAATTCGAGTCTATTTCGAACCTAACTTTTTTCAAATTGGTTCTATTTATTAACACTCATATCCTTCAGTATAGCAGTCATTAGTTTAACACTGGCAATATTGACCTTCATCCATCCAATCAACAGTTTTAGCATCTATCTGAATTCAGTTAAACTCGATCATGACCTTATCTTCATGTCAACTTGACTAATGGCTTCAAAATCAACTCGACCATGATCATCGCCATGCTTAGTCAATAATTCAACCTCGGTCCCAACTTCAGCTCAATGCGACCCCGAATATCATTTTACATAATCACCTATTCAGCTGTAAACTTCAGCTTCGTCTACCGTTGACATTGACAAGTATCTTCGAGTTACCAATTTTTAGTCAATATgtatgaaattattacttttttcctatcatcaaatattttactaatttttttatgtataatttGGTGTTTcactattttattattaaaaacaaGCAAATCACTTAAGTTCAAGATTATGTCCTCGAGCATATACACCCATGGATCAGGTCTGATTAGAGCTCTGAGCTCTTTCTTTTTGTGTGGGACGATAATGGAGAGAGAAGGGAATACGTCGAGGCGGCTCGGGGCTCGAGAGCGAGCTTTCTTTATTTAAGAGATAACGAGAAGCGAGTCGAAAGGCTTCTGTTTCCATTCTTGGTTTGAACCAATTAGGTTGTCGGGTGGTATGTCCTCTAGCTGATTAGCTTCAATATTGATAATCGTTAAACATTATAAAATTTTGTGGATGTgcaaaaataatgataaaaagGGCACGACATCGTAAGGATTCCCATGGGCTACCTACGATAGTATGGCAAAAAACATAAGACTGCTTGATCCATGTTGGAGGGAAAGAATTTATTTCTAAAAGTCAATTTTATTCTTCCAATCgatcattttttatcactgtttTCAATCACATGTTGATAAAAAAAGATTTTCTCAGTGACTTTTTTTAATTCAATAAACTGAGTATTCACTCAGTTTGTTTTTCTGTATTCATACCGCTCGACAGTCTAGCACTATGAGAAAGCTTGGAAGTCTTTATCCTAAGACTTAAAAGTGATTCAATGTCACCAGAAATGATGAAAAAAATTAGATGTTGGTGGTTAACATGCCTAGAACTTGTAATTGATAGTTTCTCAATCGGTCTCTTCCTTTTGAAATGGATTGGAAGAATATTAATTCTACAAGAATTCCTAGTAAACAAAAATttcatgagtaggtctcttgtgagacggtatcacgaatcTTCATATGTGAGACATattaactctaccgatattctcaataaaaagtaatattattagcataaaaattaatacttttcatggatgacgTAAATAAGAGATCTTGATACAAGTTTTGCCAAATTTCAATTATCAATCAAATAcacattataatatattcaatatCATGTTTATAAATGTCGAAATAAGTATATAGTAACAAATATATCATCTatagtttaattattatatttttgtcaaattagaaattatatattattcgaAGTAAATGTATCCATAACATGTtttaaacaatattttaaaataaatttaaaattgaacatAAAATTGCCTTGTTTCTAAAAAAAAAGGTGTGTACGGGCCAAGCTTCAAGGCGCAGAATAAAAAATGACAGGTGTGAGTGTTAATATAAGCCGCAGCGAGTCGGCACCCCAAATCTCATCGTCAAGCGGAAGGGATTAGGAAGTTATACACGAAGAGCTACATCTAATTCGTTACAGAGCCTCAACAATCATTATCGCTATATTATtagtttattaaataaaattaagatAGTTTTCCAAGTTCTTATCTTCGCCGCCAATCCCCTTCCTTTTTCACCCCAATCAATTTgcgaaattttttattattcaacTTTAAATTTGCCGACTGCCGCCATTCCACTCCGTTTAGCGTAATTTGTTAGCTCCAGGTAAatcaaattttcataaaatatgcgGGTTGAACGTTGTTTTTAGATTAATTGCATCTGTTTGTTAATTGTTAGCTAAAGACGCGAGATTCGTGTTTGATTTAATTGAGCTAGAAAATATTTGTTTGTTACGTGTTTGAAATTTGATGCTTTTAATGTTAATATGTCCCCTGATTGTGTTAACTATGTTGTTTGTGGGTCAATTTATGGATCGATACAGGTGATTTGAGTACTGACATGGGATTAGGGCTCTTCTGTTTgacattaatatttattatttgattATATTACATTTCTAGCTTTTTTCATGGTAAATGTTCGAATGTTGGTAGCTGAGGAATAAAGATTACATCTTTATTAAATTCGGAGTAATTGGCTTCATTTTTCTCCTATGCTGTTTTTCCTCGTATTGTCTCGTAATGATCTCAGCTTTGGTGAAAGACCTGGAAGTTTGGTTGCTGCAGCGTTAACCAGGGGCAGGGGgctaaatttattaaatttaacaAATTAATAACATTGTAATTCCTACAGCGGGTTAATAACATTGTAATTCCTACAGGGGGGGGGGGAGGGTGATAACAGTAAATTTGGAACTTTAATTTATCTTATCGTCTAAAAGATTTTTTTCTTTCACGATTAATTGCTTTGCAATCTTATTATCTACGAAATACTGTGTGCTTTATATAAAGGTACAACATCTACTTGTTGCTAATAGCTACTATAAGAATCTGATTTACTGCCAATGAGTGTAATTTGCTCATTCGGCAGCATATCCAAATTAGTTTTGTATAGATTAATAATAATATGGGATACTCCATGATGTGCCCTGCAGTGTTTATTTTAAGTTTCTTATCTTTTCAGCTGTGAATTTATTAAAGGATTTTTCCAGAGTGACTTCCAGCGGTTAGTCAATTTTTTCTTGAAGTAATTTGGTCATGTCAAttgatcatttttttattttgatgcaGGAACGTACCAGTGAAAGTACCCTCGAACTATACTCCGTTTTTGTTGCAATGACAGAAGCtgataatgaaataataaaacaTGAGGTATGCTTTTCTATTTTGTCGCATATGTACTCTTAGTACTTGATCGCCTTTTCTTTTTTGTGTGCTTGCGTGACAATATTGAAACTCTTTACTTTGTAGAGGTTTCATCTCCATCTGCTTTTATTGTTGATTTTGATCAGTGTTGTCCTCCTTTGTGTTACCAGATGCTGAAGGCTTATGTGTGGCTTCAAACTTCTGATGACTCAATACAACAAGTGGAGCAAGAGGTTGCCATGTTTTGTCCATTCATACGTCATGAAATACACTATGGCATGGGATCTTCAAAGAATCACCCCATTTCCCTTCCTTCACGGGTTAATCCTCCCATTCTGAATTTAATACTTGACTATTGCCGCTTTCATCAAATTCCAGGCCGCTCTAACAAGGTAACTACAAGTAGAACCTCGCAGGATTGTCAAGATGAATATTTCTTTCTTGACTTGATTCACATATGCGAATTTATGAGGCATTTATCTGTTAATTCCAGAAAATAAGTTattgatttatacttttatatccAGGAGAGGAAGTACTTTGACGAAAAGTTCGTTCGAATGGAAACTAAAAGACTTTGCGAGTTGACATCTGCTGCTGACAGCTTGCAGCTAAAACCTTTGGTTGATCTCACAAGTCGTGCACTTGCACGGGTGATTGAAGGAAAGACCCCTGAAGAGATACGAGAGATATTTCATCTACCTGATGATCTCACAGAGGTCTTGTCATTGCAAGCAGTGTACAAGCTTAATGTCCTTTTGTTTTCCTTGGGGAAAATATGTTTTTACATGTTTGCTTTCTAACATAACTCTATTGCATTGACTCAGGAAGAGAAGTTGGAGCCAATTAAAAACACCATGGATGATCCTAGAATTCGGCTGTTGAATAGATTGTATGCCAGAAAGAGAAAAGAATTAAAAGAGAGGGAGATACAAAGGGTAATCATGACCTTATATCCCAAACTATTATTTTAATGATCAGCGTGTAGCTTACTGCATCATAAACTGGTAGTGGTCTGATTGAATAAGCTTCGAGATTTGTAATTTGATTTGTGGCAGCACAACTTGTGATTTGGTGTTTGACTATCATTTTTCTGTAGAATGTTGAAGTCGAAGAGGAGCATGCGGATGAGCGTTCAGTTGATGATCTCTTGTCATTTATTAATGGAGGCGAGGGAGGTACATGATCTCTTGTCATATATTCAAGAATTTGAGggtatttttatcattttaaataataaaaagtaaaaaaaaaacatgaccACTTGTATGGCGTGTATAACTACAATTTAATACGCAAGGGTTTTttatcttatttttgaaaagcgGAGGACTTAAtaagtaattaattttttacaagGGGTTTTGTGCTATGTAGGATTTTTCAAGGGGTTGAATgcttcacacacacacacacagagacCATCCCCTATAATAGATACGCCCCTGGTTCCTCTTACAGTTTGTTCAATCAAATTTACTTTTATATGGGCTATCTTTGTGGAATTACTGCTTTGTAAAACTAAAGCAACTCATCATATTGTTTACCCATACATCTCATTTCTTTTCTAATTTCCTTCTATATGCTACCGTTTTAAGTGAGTCTGACAGATACATGCTTCACAGATTCTAAAGGTACCCataattctaaaaataaaaagaagaaTCGTAGGAGGAAAGACCATCAAAGATCCATTCCTTCAAACTGCACTACCACTTCAAATGGCACATCCTGTACTGGCAATGTTGTGGATATGAATAACGAGGTCAAGATCTGTTTCTCTTTCCGTGAGTTAGCTGCTTGTTGGATTTATTTTTTTCAGACCATTTACTAGTTTATTATTGAAGCGAATTCCTTTTTGATTGTCATGGAGAATCATTTGCATGCAAAAAATGCTTGTCGGTGCATACACTATTACCTTTTGGGCTGATATCATTTGATGTTGCAGGAATTAAATGAACTCAATTCTGCAGGCAGTAATCCATCGAGAAATGGTGACTCACTGGCCAACCATTTTAATGTGATGAAGTTGCCAGTCATCGGAGATGATAGACTCGGGCCTGAAGATGAGTTTGATGATTGTGATTTAGATGATGACATTGACCCTGctttaaaagaaaaaatcgaTCGGTAAGCTTGATAACTTTATGAGTATTTTCTACAATGTTACAAAGAAGTGTTGGGGTTGGGATCCCAATGAAtggaaaatattaataattagaTCTCCTGTCTTTAATCCTACTAAACACAGATTTATGTAGTTATTTTGTATATGTGATTATTGACAGTCTTGATATGGTCTATGACTTTGTCTGATGGATTGAAAGAAGATTGTCTGCTGAACTGATTGTGAGATATTATGCAAACTAGCGGACCTTGTGATAATCATATATGATGAGCGACACAAATTTCTTCCAAGTCTTGGATATTCTTTTAGAAAATTGTACATATCGGCCTTTTTCATTCCCATAATGACCATGAAGATCATGAGAATATAATCTTTTTGAGTTTCAAAAAATGTGGCCTAAAATCACTATCTTTGAATCAAGTGCCCTTTTTTCTTTTCATGGTTGGAGTAATCATCATTAGGTATAGGAACAGCAGTTGGTATACAAAATCAGAAATTCTCAAATCCTCGTTTTCCGTACCAAGTTGAAGAAAATGGACCTTTTATTTTTACTTCATATACCACTTGGAtttcattattatcattatcatGTGGAAAGTTGTCTTTGTATGATTTTCTCGAACAGATCACCACCACCTTCATGGGATGGTTGAGCCTTGGTTAACATAGTTAAGGAATGCATATGCTCGAAACTTGTGCCTGTAACATTTTATGAAAGATAGGGTAGTGTGACATGATATCCTGCTTTTTTATATGAATGATTTGACAACGTCAGGGCTCATTCATTGCCCGAGATCCTTGATTTTTGTTCagcaaaaaaaaattggttttgGGTGGGTAAAAGCTAATTTATAAATCTGAAAGCTCGTACGAAGTGGGTAGGGGATTGGGGTGGGGGTTCCGAAGTTTACTTTTTAGCAATCTCTGAGTTACTCTTTAGTAAAATATGTGATTGGAGGCTGACTGACTTGCGGTAAACATGTTCCATTTGTTGGTTCAAATGCCATTAATGTTTTgagaaattttatatttaatgaaatttatGGTCCAGTTCTCTCTTTAGATCCAagtgcatgaattatgcattgcttacattattcatgtttacgtcttaaatttttttatttactaCAAGCGC is a genomic window containing:
- the LOC140821911 gene encoding SKP1-like protein 21 isoform X1 → MTEADNEIIKHEMLKAYVWLQTSDDSIQQVEQEVAMFCPFIRHEIHYGMGSSKNHPISLPSRVNPPILNLILDYCRFHQIPGRSNKERKYFDEKFVRMETKRLCELTSAADSLQLKPLVDLTSRALARVIEGKTPEEIREIFHLPDDLTEEEKLEPIKNTMDDPRIRLLNRLYARKRKELKEREIQRNVEVEEEHADERSVDDLLSFINGGEGDSKGTHNSKNKKKNRRRKDHQRSIPSNCTTTSNGTSCTGNVVDMNNEELNELNSAGSNPSRNGDSLANHFNVMKLPVIGDDRLGPEDEFDDCDLDDDIDPALKEKIDREVADFARRLNSDWPERMQEILSLGQERRPPPLMNNGNGSLRRFTSQDQHRK
- the LOC140821911 gene encoding SKP1-like protein 21 isoform X2, translating into MTEADNEIIKHEMLKAYVWLQTSDDSIQQVEQEVAMFCPFIRHEIHYGMGSSKNHPISLPSRVNPPILNLILDYCRFHQIPGRSNKERKYFDEKFVRMETKRLCELTSAADSLQLKPLVDLTSRALARVIEGKTPEEIREIFHLPDDLTEEEKLEPIKNTMDDPRIRLLNRLYARKRKELKEREIQRNVEVEEEHADERSVDDLLSFINGGEGDSKGTHNSKNKKKNRRRKDHQRSIPSNCTTTSNGTSCTGNVVDMNNEVKICFSFRSNPSRNGDSLANHFNVMKLPVIGDDRLGPEDEFDDCDLDDDIDPALKEKIDREVADFARRLNSDWPERMQEILSLGQERRPPPLMNNGNGSLRRFTSQDQHRK